The proteins below come from a single Iocasia fonsfrigidae genomic window:
- a CDS encoding PrsW family intramembrane metalloprotease has product MEGYYKLKGGVIINLILLSLVSILPGILWVWYFYRQDKYDPEPTNLIIRDFLWGIVIVLPASLLESPFGGYVTPQTPLLILFLSTIFVVGLVEEGLKSYTVYRLHYNHPDFDEPVDGIIYGVTVGLGFAAFENLVYATLFGLSVGLSRAVLTSLAHASFTGIFGYYLSKAKERQDRSLIWFGFVLVTFFHGLYDFLVIGGFISTFYTIIIIVALQLYLASLIRNTTERSPFK; this is encoded by the coding sequence GTGGAGGGATATTACAAACTAAAAGGGGGAGTTATAATCAATTTAATATTATTATCTTTAGTTTCAATATTACCGGGAATTTTATGGGTCTGGTATTTCTACCGTCAAGATAAATATGATCCAGAACCGACTAATCTAATAATACGTGATTTCCTCTGGGGTATAGTGATTGTTTTGCCAGCTAGTTTACTCGAATCACCCTTTGGGGGGTATGTTACTCCACAAACACCCTTATTGATACTTTTTTTGAGTACTATCTTTGTAGTTGGTCTTGTTGAAGAAGGACTAAAATCATATACGGTTTACAGGCTCCATTATAATCATCCTGATTTTGATGAACCAGTAGATGGAATTATCTATGGTGTAACAGTTGGTCTTGGCTTTGCTGCTTTTGAAAACTTAGTCTATGCGACATTATTTGGTCTGAGTGTTGGTTTATCAAGGGCAGTTTTGACCAGTCTGGCACATGCCTCTTTTACTGGGATTTTTGGCTATTACTTGAGTAAGGCTAAGGAGAGACAGGATAGGTCATTGATCTGGTTTGGTTTTGTACTGGTTACTTTTTTCCATGGATTATATGATTTTCTGGTGATAGGAGGATTTATAAGTACATTTTATACTATTATAATTATTGTAGCTTTACAGCTTTATTTAGCTTCATTAATTAGAAATACAACTGAAAGGTCACCTTTTAAGTAA
- a CDS encoding 4Fe-4S binding protein — protein sequence MSIKIDYELCSGCGTQDEPPCIKYCPGDLIAVDSEKEKPYIRSERDCWDCMVCVKACPFNALETRLPYQLASYKASLKPQVYQGRIVWQLKDARGKEEVFELKTSG from the coding sequence ATGAGTATTAAGATAGATTATGAGTTGTGTAGTGGGTGTGGTACACAAGATGAACCACCTTGTATCAAATATTGTCCTGGTGACCTGATTGCAGTTGATTCTGAAAAAGAAAAGCCATACATAAGGAGTGAACGGGACTGCTGGGATTGCATGGTATGTGTTAAAGCCTGTCCCTTTAATGCTCTTGAGACCAGGCTGCCCTATCAGCTGGCCAGTTATAAGGCAAGTCTTAAGCCACAGGTTTACCAAGGCAGGATAGTCTGGCAATTGAAGGATGCCAGGGGAAAAGAAGAGGTTTTTGAACTTAAAACAAGTGGTTGA
- a CDS encoding adenylyl-sulfate reductase subunit alpha, whose amino-acid sequence MNNISSEVLKTDLLIIGGGTAGCLAAVRARELNPELDVLILEKAHIARSGCLAAGMNAINAYINPGETPESFVKYVRADAMGLVREDLVLSMAERLNEVVQRVESWGLPIEKDKDGNYISRGRWNIKINGESLKPIIANKVIEYGARVINRVLVTNLLLDDGKVVGVMGFGVRTGIFYVVQAKAVIICTGGAAGIYKPNNDGSSHHKIWYSPFNTGAGYAMGIRAGAEMTSLEMRFIALRTKDVIAPTGTLALGFGASQINSRGERFMAARYGHMGAEGAPTPLRVYGPTQEMKEGRGPVFMDTTHLKEEDIYELKKSYLNMYPELVLSWAANNFNPGSEPIEIQGTEPYLVGGHTQSGYWIDKNRQTTIEGLYAAGDVAGGAPYKFVSGCWAEGFIAAEHAVEYVAGCNDIQEESNNTVVDMEMKRVYRPIENKDGVKAEEMEERLQKIMDEYAGGVSKYYEMNESELLLALNKINHLRSQVKYLIAEDYHQLMNCHEVIDRIDIAAVLIKHLLYRKETRWPAYQSRVDFPNLNDREWLKFVNSRLVDNEIEIIERPYRKLVSGDRYVP is encoded by the coding sequence ATGAATAATATATCATCTGAAGTTTTAAAAACAGATCTCCTTATTATAGGGGGTGGTACTGCCGGCTGTCTAGCAGCAGTTAGGGCCAGGGAGCTTAACCCTGAACTGGATGTCCTAATACTGGAGAAGGCTCATATAGCGCGTAGTGGTTGTCTGGCAGCAGGTATGAATGCTATTAATGCCTATATAAATCCCGGTGAGACCCCGGAGAGTTTTGTGAAATATGTCAGGGCAGATGCTATGGGATTAGTTAGGGAGGATTTAGTATTGTCAATGGCCGAAAGACTTAATGAAGTAGTACAAAGGGTAGAGAGCTGGGGTCTCCCCATTGAAAAGGATAAGGATGGCAATTACATATCCAGGGGAAGATGGAATATCAAGATAAATGGTGAATCATTAAAACCGATTATTGCTAATAAGGTAATTGAATATGGGGCAAGGGTGATAAACAGGGTATTGGTTACTAATTTGTTGTTAGATGATGGCAAAGTAGTAGGAGTTATGGGTTTTGGGGTTAGAACTGGTATTTTCTATGTAGTTCAGGCCAAGGCAGTAATTATTTGTACTGGTGGGGCAGCTGGTATATATAAACCGAATAATGATGGTTCATCACACCATAAAATCTGGTACTCCCCTTTTAATACAGGGGCTGGTTATGCAATGGGTATCAGGGCAGGGGCGGAGATGACGTCCTTGGAAATGAGGTTTATTGCCTTAAGGACAAAAGATGTTATTGCACCTACTGGTACACTTGCCCTGGGTTTCGGCGCTAGTCAGATTAATTCCAGAGGTGAGCGTTTTATGGCTGCCAGGTATGGACATATGGGTGCTGAAGGTGCACCAACACCACTGCGGGTTTATGGTCCAACCCAGGAAATGAAGGAAGGCCGAGGGCCGGTATTTATGGATACAACCCATCTTAAGGAAGAAGATATATATGAGTTGAAAAAAAGTTATTTAAATATGTATCCAGAACTGGTATTATCCTGGGCAGCAAACAACTTTAACCCTGGTAGTGAACCAATAGAAATACAGGGGACAGAACCATACTTGGTAGGTGGTCATACACAGTCTGGTTACTGGATAGATAAAAACAGGCAGACTACTATTGAAGGGCTTTATGCAGCAGGTGATGTAGCAGGTGGAGCCCCCTATAAGTTTGTCAGCGGTTGTTGGGCTGAAGGGTTTATAGCAGCAGAGCATGCTGTAGAATATGTGGCAGGGTGTAATGATATTCAAGAAGAGTCTAATAATACCGTAGTAGATATGGAGATGAAAAGGGTATATAGGCCTATAGAAAATAAAGATGGTGTTAAAGCAGAGGAGATGGAAGAACGATTACAGAAGATTATGGATGAGTATGCTGGTGGTGTTAGTAAATATTATGAAATGAATGAGAGTGAATTACTGCTTGCCTTAAACAAAATCAATCATTTAAGATCCCAAGTGAAATATCTAATTGCTGAGGACTATCACCAGTTAATGAACTGCCATGAAGTAATTGATAGGATAGATATTGCAGCGGTTTTAATTAAGCATCTCCTTTATCGCAAGGAAACAAGATGGCCGGCATATCAAAGCAGGGTAGATTTCCCCAATCTTAATGATAGAGAATGGTTAAAGTTTGTTAATAGCAGGCTTGTTGATAATGAGATAGAAATCATAGAGAGGCCCTACAGGAAGTTAGTTTCTGGTGACCGTTATGTTCCTTAA
- a CDS encoding response regulator transcription factor — MINTIIVDDQQIVRDGIKMILSLDNKINIIGEAENGKQALEMIPEKIPDVVLMDIRMPVMDGVKATKLIKEKYPDIKIIILTTFNEDEFIFNGLKNGADGYILKDSDSDVLIDVIKTAYKGNVLLNPDVTKKILKSLNNNAHNENEDLKKDNKFQLLTDRELDVAKLVAEGKSNKSISEKLFLTVGTVKNYVTKVLEKLELQNRTELALYINQTNL; from the coding sequence ATGATTAACACAATAATTGTCGATGATCAGCAAATTGTAAGAGATGGTATAAAAATGATACTAAGCCTTGATAATAAAATAAATATTATAGGGGAAGCAGAGAATGGTAAACAGGCCCTTGAAATGATACCTGAAAAGATTCCTGATGTTGTCCTTATGGATATCAGAATGCCTGTAATGGACGGAGTTAAGGCAACTAAACTGATTAAAGAAAAGTATCCTGATATAAAAATAATCATTTTAACTACTTTTAATGAGGATGAGTTTATATTTAACGGACTAAAAAACGGGGCTGATGGCTATATCTTAAAAGATTCCGATTCTGATGTTCTAATTGATGTTATTAAAACAGCTTATAAAGGAAATGTCCTACTCAATCCCGATGTTACTAAAAAAATTTTAAAGTCATTAAATAATAATGCCCATAATGAAAATGAAGATTTAAAGAAAGATAATAAATTTCAATTATTAACAGATAGAGAGTTGGATGTTGCTAAATTAGTTGCTGAAGGTAAGAGTAATAAATCTATTTCTGAAAAACTATTTTTGACAGTAGGAACTGTGAAAAATTATGTTACAAAAGTTTTGGAAAAATTAGAATTACAGAACAGAACTGAACTGGCACTATATATAAATCAAACAAATCTGTAA
- a CDS encoding sensor histidine kinase: MYHSIHIKKEETKKLNEKLKLSNIKLHEYSQKIEELSIARERERVAQEIHDSLGHSLMALIMHLEFAEKTFTSNPGKAQKVIIKARSIAKSSTSKLREAVNALKEERNIESLRNSINELIDKFSTLGDIKIDLIMKEDLESLNPSFKLCIYKTIRESLTNGIKHGKATLFKLKLFIEKNNLILIIKDNGVGCDKITMSNGLKGIENRIKNLGGYVDFDSYKNEGFLIKAKIPIYQKI; encoded by the coding sequence ATATATCATTCTATACATATAAAGAAAGAAGAAACGAAAAAACTAAATGAAAAATTAAAACTATCAAATATAAAATTACATGAATACTCACAAAAAATTGAAGAACTTTCTATTGCCAGAGAAAGGGAAAGGGTTGCTCAGGAAATTCATGATTCTTTAGGACATTCATTGATGGCCCTAATAATGCACCTGGAATTCGCAGAAAAAACCTTTACTAGTAATCCGGGAAAAGCACAAAAAGTTATTATAAAAGCAAGAAGTATTGCAAAATCTAGTACATCCAAATTAAGGGAGGCTGTTAATGCACTAAAGGAAGAACGCAATATTGAAAGCCTAAGAAATTCTATAAATGAACTTATAGATAAATTTTCAACATTAGGTGATATAAAAATTGATTTAATAATGAAGGAAGATTTAGAATCCTTAAATCCTAGCTTTAAGCTTTGTATCTATAAAACGATTAGGGAAAGTTTAACAAATGGGATAAAACATGGGAAAGCAACATTATTTAAACTGAAATTATTTATAGAAAAAAATAATTTAATATTAATAATTAAAGATAATGGTGTGGGTTGTGATAAAATTACTATGTCAAATGGTTTAAAGGGGATAGAAAACAGGATAAAAAATTTAGGTGGTTATGTTGACTTTGACAGCTATAAAAATGAAGGTTTTTTAATAAAAGCAAAAATTCCTATATACCAGAAAATATAA
- a CDS encoding gluzincin family metallopeptidase gives MKRILFLFFYLFLIIIPVSSIGLATSISDWKTYETDDFIIFYPQGYEAQAKETLYYLSKYKSKVDTLTGNDNKIKTRIVIQDSGLLTDGEADPISVKISIFTCNPELFSNMISYDSWLRLVSVHEYTHISQMTNSSGTASSLTKIFGNYFSPNIHIPLWMMEGITVYSESQVSPYEGRLNGGYFDTFIASKAAEGKLPSILEANYGHNHFPFGQYYLYGGEFFKYLAATYGEEKITQFFNEYGSYYWTPIIGDFFPALGIDKAAKKIYGKTFPQLFEEWQLNETNKYKDWKISGTAVVKNKLGGSIYGLNYAKKKLYYFKVKRITPGPFRYFELYNLVEYDLQNNKERILKTFSEPWNGMIQIVNNKLYFSLLDKSGENAILHSYDLKTNQIQKILKDDFNDFTVLDDEIIIYAKKNKDKYGSEIWKYSNKDKQKIGITLELISEMKSYQDKFIVVSKEAVGSYGIKYLNIDDLSLEAIIDTPYAEANMNLIGDKLYYNSNYQGFTTTYQYDLYKKKLVEFTDGNNSIRGIQALDYKDNLYFTSISAEEINLYKTPLNYEPVPIPKTENVESDVDLADLDIEIKEGNGLSKSLSYLLKPNIRLFPSLLAGQDALGLNSYSIDYSDDGLDYYFNSQMLLPFTISHATPDDDDEERETKLDLFLPLSSNVILDYNTNFSEDAIPGIRFLLPSVRQNLALYLQTNVNSDGVNSELNYSYLFDNSSIIFQGSKFEDFEKDADIRGFDFDDFDNGYQGSLEYLYKLAEIKKGLWNPNIFIGDIYASVFVDYFNDTDLDNEESAYGYELSFEIGMAQQIHFVPMIGVAVSDDDTEKYLGFKILGFF, from the coding sequence TTGAAAAGAATATTATTTCTATTTTTTTATTTGTTTTTGATAATAATACCTGTTTCATCAATAGGATTGGCTACATCTATTTCTGATTGGAAGACTTATGAAACAGATGATTTTATTATCTTTTATCCTCAAGGGTATGAAGCTCAGGCCAAAGAAACTCTCTATTATTTAAGTAAATATAAATCTAAAGTGGATACACTCACAGGTAATGATAATAAGATTAAAACACGCATTGTAATTCAGGATAGCGGCTTATTAACTGATGGTGAAGCTGACCCTATATCTGTTAAAATTAGCATTTTCACTTGTAATCCAGAGCTTTTTTCAAATATGATAAGTTATGATAGCTGGTTAAGACTGGTCAGTGTCCATGAGTATACACATATATCTCAAATGACTAATAGCAGTGGAACAGCATCTTCCTTAACTAAAATATTTGGTAATTATTTTTCACCAAATATCCATATCCCACTGTGGATGATGGAAGGAATTACTGTATATAGTGAATCACAAGTCAGCCCTTATGAAGGGAGATTAAATGGTGGATATTTTGATACCTTTATAGCAAGTAAAGCAGCCGAGGGCAAATTACCATCTATTTTAGAAGCCAATTATGGGCATAATCATTTCCCTTTCGGACAATATTATCTTTATGGTGGAGAATTCTTTAAATATTTAGCAGCAACTTATGGTGAAGAGAAAATCACCCAATTTTTTAACGAATATGGGTCATATTACTGGACACCTATAATAGGAGATTTCTTCCCTGCTCTAGGTATCGATAAAGCAGCAAAAAAAATATATGGTAAAACCTTTCCACAATTATTTGAAGAATGGCAGTTAAATGAAACAAACAAATATAAAGATTGGAAAATAAGTGGAACAGCGGTCGTTAAAAATAAACTAGGTGGAAGTATTTATGGTTTAAATTATGCCAAGAAAAAATTATATTATTTTAAAGTTAAACGCATTACTCCAGGACCTTTCAGATATTTTGAATTATATAACTTAGTAGAATATGATTTGCAGAATAATAAAGAAAGAATTTTAAAAACTTTTTCTGAACCCTGGAATGGTATGATTCAAATAGTAAACAACAAATTATATTTTTCTCTTCTTGATAAATCAGGAGAAAATGCTATTTTACATAGTTATGACTTGAAAACAAACCAAATACAAAAAATATTAAAAGATGATTTTAATGATTTCACTGTTTTAGATGATGAAATAATTATTTATGCCAAGAAAAATAAGGATAAATACGGTTCAGAAATATGGAAATATAGTAATAAAGACAAGCAAAAAATAGGGATTACGTTAGAGCTTATTAGCGAAATGAAATCTTATCAAGATAAATTTATTGTAGTTAGTAAAGAAGCTGTCGGTTCTTATGGCATAAAATATTTAAATATTGACGATCTATCTTTAGAAGCAATTATTGATACTCCTTATGCTGAAGCAAATATGAACCTAATAGGAGATAAACTTTATTATAATAGTAACTACCAAGGATTTACTACTACCTATCAATATGATTTATACAAAAAGAAATTAGTTGAATTTACTGATGGTAATAACTCGATAAGAGGTATTCAAGCACTTGATTATAAAGATAATCTTTATTTTACTTCAATTTCTGCTGAAGAAATCAACTTATATAAAACTCCTTTAAATTATGAACCAGTACCAATACCCAAAACGGAAAATGTTGAAAGCGATGTTGACTTAGCTGATTTAGATATTGAAATAAAAGAAGGAAATGGATTGTCTAAAAGCTTAAGTTATTTGCTTAAACCAAATATAAGACTTTTCCCATCTTTATTGGCTGGACAAGATGCATTGGGTTTAAATTCCTATTCGATAGACTATTCTGATGATGGATTAGATTATTATTTCAACTCACAAATGTTATTACCATTTACTATAAGTCATGCTACACCAGATGATGATGACGAGGAAAGAGAGACAAAATTAGATTTATTTCTCCCTTTATCTTCAAATGTAATCTTAGATTATAATACTAATTTTAGTGAAGATGCTATTCCAGGCATAAGGTTTCTTTTACCTTCAGTTAGACAAAATCTAGCACTTTATTTACAAACTAACGTTAATAGTGATGGTGTTAATAGTGAATTGAATTACAGTTATTTATTTGATAATAGTAGTATTATTTTCCAAGGAAGTAAATTCGAAGATTTTGAAAAAGATGCTGATATTAGGGGTTTTGATTTTGACGATTTTGATAATGGTTACCAGGGGAGCCTTGAATATCTTTACAAATTAGCAGAAATAAAAAAGGGGTTATGGAATCCAAATATCTTTATTGGTGATATTTATGCTAGTGTTTTCGTTGACTACTTTAATGATACTGATTTAGATAATGAAGAATCAGCCTATGGCTATGAATTATCTTTTGAAATAGGTATGGCACAGCAAATTCATTTTGTTCCTATGATTGGTGTTGCTGTATCTGATGATGATACAGAAAAATATCTTGGTTTTAAAATCCTTGGTTTTTTCTAG
- the adhE gene encoding bifunctional acetaldehyde-CoA/alcohol dehydrogenase yields the protein MTTSTAKRIATLKENETVEEMVDRLVRKAVRAGEEYKKLSQDKINEITKRMALAGVDKHIELARMAHQETGMGVYEDKITKNLFSSEYVYHDIKYEKTVGIISENPAENYQEVAEPIGVIAGLTPVTNPTSTTMFKSLICAKTRNPIIFSFHPTALKCSIEAARVMKEAAVAAGAPEDCILWIEKPSLEATNYLMKHQDIHLILATGGSGMVKSAYSSGKPALGVGPGNVPCYIEKSANLKQAVADLILSKTFDNGTICASEQAIIIDQDVADEVKDLMKENNCYFLNKNEIKSLSRIAINQEKNAMSPAVVGQSAAKIARMAGIKVPEDTKILIAELEGVGPDYPLSREKLSPILACYVVKNYQEGIKRCEEMTEFGGLGHSAVIHSNDREVINKFSERIRTGRLLVNSPSSHGAIGNIYNTNNPSLTLGCGSMGRNSTTDNVSVKNLLNIKKVTIRKERMKWFKVPPKLYFEYGSLQYLSKLKGKTAFIITDQTMVDLGFVDKVAYQLDKADIAMEVFSDVEPDPSVETVQRGCQAMEDVEPDLIIALGGGSAMDAAKGMWLFYEHPDIKFDDLKLKFMDIRKRAFKFPALGRRATFVAVPTTSGTGSEVTAFSVITDKKKNIKYPLADYELTPDIAVIDPELVMTVPASVTADTGLDVLTHAIEAYVSVMASDYTDALAEKAIKLVFKYLPRAYKDGSDKEAREKMHNASCLAGMAFTNAFLGINHSMAHILGGKFHIPHGRANAILLPHVIKYNAGKPSKLAAFPQYEYPKADQRYAEIAEMLELPADTSEKGVDSLIKAVKDLMKEVKVPLSLAEAGVEKKEFEKELDDMADIAFNDQCTGTNPRMPLVTELKEVYRQAYGS from the coding sequence ATGACTACTAGTACTGCAAAAAGGATTGCTACTCTTAAGGAAAATGAAACAGTTGAGGAAATGGTTGATAGATTAGTCAGGAAGGCGGTCAGGGCGGGTGAAGAATATAAAAAACTGAGTCAGGATAAAATCAATGAGATAACTAAAAGAATGGCCCTGGCAGGGGTAGATAAGCACATTGAACTGGCCAGGATGGCTCATCAGGAAACTGGTATGGGGGTTTATGAAGATAAGATTACCAAAAATCTTTTTTCATCTGAATATGTCTATCATGATATTAAATATGAAAAAACAGTTGGAATTATATCAGAAAATCCAGCTGAAAATTATCAGGAGGTAGCTGAGCCAATTGGGGTTATTGCTGGTCTTACACCAGTAACCAACCCTACTTCTACTACTATGTTTAAGTCATTAATCTGTGCTAAAACAAGAAACCCTATTATCTTTAGTTTCCATCCGACTGCCTTAAAATGTAGTATAGAAGCAGCCAGGGTAATGAAAGAGGCAGCTGTTGCAGCAGGTGCACCGGAGGATTGCATTCTCTGGATAGAAAAACCTTCCTTGGAGGCTACTAATTATTTGATGAAACACCAGGATATTCATCTGATACTGGCTACAGGTGGGTCTGGTATGGTTAAATCAGCTTATTCCAGTGGTAAACCTGCCCTTGGTGTTGGTCCTGGTAATGTTCCCTGTTATATTGAAAAAAGTGCTAACCTTAAACAGGCAGTAGCTGACCTTATTTTAAGCAAAACCTTTGATAACGGCACTATCTGTGCCTCAGAACAGGCAATTATTATAGATCAGGATGTTGCTGATGAGGTCAAAGACCTGATGAAAGAGAATAATTGTTACTTCCTTAATAAAAATGAAATAAAGAGTTTATCCAGGATAGCTATAAATCAAGAAAAAAATGCTATGAGTCCTGCTGTTGTTGGTCAATCTGCTGCCAAAATTGCCAGGATGGCTGGGATTAAGGTGCCAGAGGATACCAAGATACTGATTGCTGAATTAGAGGGTGTTGGTCCTGATTATCCTTTGTCCCGTGAGAAGTTAAGTCCTATTCTGGCCTGTTATGTGGTAAAAAACTATCAGGAGGGTATTAAACGTTGTGAAGAGATGACAGAATTTGGAGGATTAGGTCATTCAGCGGTTATTCACTCTAATGATAGAGAGGTTATTAATAAATTTAGTGAACGTATCAGAACAGGGAGGCTGCTGGTTAATTCACCTTCTTCACATGGTGCTATTGGAAATATCTATAATACTAATAACCCTTCACTAACTTTAGGCTGTGGTTCAATGGGTAGAAACTCAACAACTGATAATGTTAGTGTTAAGAACCTATTGAATATTAAGAAGGTAACTATTCGTAAGGAAAGGATGAAGTGGTTTAAGGTTCCACCAAAACTATATTTTGAATATGGTTCTTTACAATACTTAAGCAAATTAAAAGGTAAGACTGCCTTTATTATCACAGACCAGACCATGGTCGACCTTGGTTTTGTTGATAAGGTGGCCTATCAGCTAGATAAAGCAGATATAGCAATGGAGGTTTTTTCTGATGTGGAGCCTGATCCATCTGTCGAAACAGTGCAGCGTGGCTGTCAGGCTATGGAAGATGTTGAACCTGACCTTATTATTGCCCTTGGTGGTGGTTCAGCAATGGATGCTGCTAAAGGAATGTGGTTGTTTTATGAACACCCGGATATTAAATTTGATGATTTAAAACTTAAGTTTATGGATATCAGAAAGAGGGCCTTTAAGTTTCCAGCCCTGGGGAGGAGAGCGACTTTTGTAGCTGTTCCTACCACTTCCGGTACAGGGTCAGAGGTTACCGCTTTTTCAGTAATAACAGATAAAAAGAAGAATATAAAATATCCATTGGCAGATTATGAACTTACTCCAGATATAGCTGTTATTGATCCGGAACTGGTTATGACTGTACCAGCCTCTGTAACTGCTGATACAGGTCTGGATGTTTTAACACATGCTATTGAAGCTTATGTGTCTGTGATGGCTTCTGATTATACAGATGCTCTGGCAGAGAAGGCTATTAAGTTAGTCTTTAAATATTTACCAAGGGCATATAAAGATGGTAGTGATAAAGAGGCCAGAGAGAAAATGCATAATGCTTCCTGCCTTGCCGGTATGGCCTTTACTAATGCCTTTCTGGGGATTAATCATAGTATGGCACATATTCTTGGTGGTAAGTTCCATATACCACACGGCAGGGCAAATGCTATTCTACTTCCTCATGTTATTAAATATAATGCTGGTAAACCAAGTAAACTGGCGGCTTTTCCACAGTATGAATATCCCAAGGCTGACCAGAGGTATGCTGAGATTGCAGAAATGTTGGAGCTGCCCGCAGATACCAGTGAAAAGGGAGTTGATAGCCTGATCAAAGCTGTAAAAGACTTGATGAAAGAAGTAAAGGTGCCCTTAAGTTTAGCAGAGGCTGGTGTGGAAAAGAAAGAGTTTGAAAAGGAACTGGATGATATGGCAGACATTGCCTTTAATGACCAGTGTACTGGTACTAATCCCAGAATGCCGCTAGTAACGGAGCTAAAAGAGGTCTACCGTCAGGCTTATGGTTCTTAA
- a CDS encoding redox-sensing transcriptional repressor Rex encodes MSKKKEKPIAVSVIKRLPVYYRFLTTLHSKGVERISSSELAEKLGVTASQIRQDLSQFGNFGQRGYGYRVANLKEAIAKILGLDNQMDMVLAGAGNLGKAIINYPNFKRRGFYIKGIFDVNPELIGQEVAGLLVQDISLLADFLTNNRIDIGIITTPPESAVDVADIFVRGGIRGIWNFAPVSLNYSGKVLVENVHISESLLTLSYMIDEKFGSKS; translated from the coding sequence ATGTCTAAAAAGAAGGAGAAGCCAATAGCAGTAAGTGTTATTAAAAGACTGCCTGTCTATTACCGCTTTCTTACTACATTACATTCAAAAGGGGTTGAGAGAATATCCTCAAGTGAATTAGCGGAAAAATTGGGTGTTACTGCTTCTCAGATAAGACAGGATCTAAGTCAGTTTGGTAATTTTGGTCAACGGGGGTATGGCTATAGAGTTGCTAATTTAAAGGAGGCAATTGCTAAGATACTTGGTTTAGATAATCAAATGGATATGGTGCTTGCCGGGGCTGGAAACCTTGGTAAGGCAATTATTAATTATCCTAATTTTAAGAGAAGGGGGTTTTATATTAAAGGAATATTTGATGTAAATCCAGAGCTTATTGGGCAGGAGGTTGCTGGTCTTCTTGTTCAGGATATCAGTCTGCTGGCTGACTTTTTGACAAATAATAGGATAGATATCGGTATTATTACTACACCACCAGAGAGTGCTGTAGATGTTGCAGATATCTTTGTAAGGGGGGGGATAAGGGGTATCTGGAATTTTGCTCCAGTTAGTTTAAACTACAGTGGAAAGGTACTGGTTGAAAATGTGCACATTAGTGAGAGTCTATTGACACTGTCATATATGATTGATGAAAAATTTGGGTCAAAATCATAA